atatttttttttatatttgggtATAAGGAGTTTTCATTCCATCATTGTAATTGGCTCTCGGTTCTTACAGGATACAAACAGGCCCTTAATTTTGCAATAGAATAGCAGATATcagacatatttattttatagtaGCACTTGGAACTGGAGACAATCATTCACTAACATTTGCACGTGCCTGTTGGTTGATGGTTGTGTAGAACACTGTGGGTAAAAATGGTAAACACAATACACTGACCACAGTACAGGACGAGGGTACAGGGAGCGTTGAGGTGTGTATAGGGGAGACTCTGGGCGGGTGGTGGGGCGGTTCGGGAGGGGAGGGGATTAACAAGAGGCCGCAGGCCCCGAGGCATAGGGCCTGTTTCCTGGCCTGAGCCCCTGTTTGTCCTGCCTGACCTGACAGCTCTGGGGGCAGATCCTGCTTGGATACAGTCCCGCTCCCACGCCTGTCTGAAGCTGTTAGCCATGAGTAGCTAGCCGGGCTTAGTGTCGTCTGAGCTGCGGCCGGGTCGGGGAGGGGTCCAGTCATCTGTGAGTGTCgaggtggaaggggggggggtgggtggctACCAGGCACTTTGTGTTGGTGGAGCAAGGGTGTCGGGGAAACAGTGAGCCGTTATGACTAATGACTTTGGTTGGATCATGTTTGCATCATCCCTGCCAGAGGGACGAATAACAATGGTGTCTCAAATATCAATCATGAATCAATGAACCTGTATGAATGTATAAGCTCAAATTGAGGATAAATTAAAGGAAACGTCAGCATAAACTTAAATCAGGTGTCATTGAATGTAATAAGAATAAGGGACTTTGACATAGATTCTTCATCATTCTTCCTCAGGATACTCacttttttggggttttgatAATGgtagatgaaaaaacaaattttaaaaaCTTGATCTAAAATCTCTAAAAGTAATAAAGTAGATCGATGATGACTATAAAGGCTGTGGTATATGATGCACATCATTCTTAGACCCATTAAACTATGATGtcccttttgtctttgtgtatggAAACTACcaaattcattgtttttcagGCTATCCTGATTTAACATTAGGCTCATAATAAGACCCTTTATTTAATCTTGCATGGCAGCACAGAACATTGctgataattgttttaagatGTCACTTTATATATTAGCTTTTATGCATAACTTGTTGGTGGACTTTAGGCCCATGCAACTTGAGGCTGCCCTGCTGCCCTGCTGGACTCAACCCAGACATCGTGGTATCGCTCACGACAATCCTCAGCTCCCTGTATTGTGTGGTTTAAAGTGATGGCAGCAGGTCACCTCTGTGTGTATCTTACCCTTTTGTAATTAACTTCAACCCTCCATTTGCCTAAATAATCAATTAGAAGCACCATCCTCATGCTTGTGTTTGGAGGCTGTTGTCTGCATACCAATTGTGCACGGAGCTATGTTTTCACTTCGAAAATCCATAAGATAACACCTCTCCTCTCCGGGCCAGGGTGCTGTTTGATTATCACtctccaaaaatgaaaatgaaatgaagggaTATTTACTTTTCTTCCCCAAAAGCTTTGATAGCTCAATTGCTTGTTTTCACTGgcttgttattatttttcaattgGTGGATTGGCAATTGGGTTGTAGTAGCACAGAGCAGCTCTGCGGGTGTTGTTTCTGCCCTGGAtagacacagagctgcagctgagagcCCGGAGAGGACAGCGGCGCGGCAGAGTCGGAGACAGAAGAGGTCATCGATGGGTCTCTGTTAAACCTTAAAGGCTCCAAATAGCCACCGCTAAGGCAGGTATTATCAGGAGCCATGTAGGCCAGTGGATCTCATGTGGATTCTATGTCTCACTCCTGTAGAAGGTCTGTGAAAAGCTTCCAGATTCATCCATTAAAAGGATTTCATGATATTTGGACATTCAGTTGTGACCTGGTGAGAAAAGCTTTATAATACACACATAGCTTTCTAAAACATTCATCTTACATTGTAAATAGGCTATGTCAAATTGAGGGACATATCTGAGGGGGGTGTTCCTGGAATATTTTCATTCTTCGAGGCCAGACGTCCCAAAACCTCTCATCCCCCGACCTCCAAAATAACTGTGCCAGAGACTTGCGACCCCCATTATCTCAAAGGATCTTCATTTGAGCAAGTTGATCAAATATTCACCTACGTGCACACGATTCAATGTTTCCTGTGGTGCTGTCAAATGAACCTGCTGCAACTGATGCTGTCGCCGATCTGTCGTAATCACTTCAGGGGCCACGTGGAGATGAAGGAACTCTAGAGGGTTATtgattatttgtgtgttaaatAGTCTAAATGAgatatttaatattgtttttaaattgtttttaattttagaaaATCATCTCCTAATCCTCACCACCCTCCTTCTGTGTCTCACAATCCTCAAGGGGGTCCTTAGCTGAGAGAACCCCGGGATATAATTCTTTATCTGGACTGTTGAGATGATAAAAGGcctttttgtaaaataaagtaatttttttaactaaatccTTAAATCCCATCAACCCCAAGACAACAAGGGACAGAAAACGAACTACTATAAGACAATAATGAATAATACCTCAGACATTTTACTCCACGACTGCAAAATCCTGTACTTTAGTGTTTAACATGATATCACAGTAGAACTTATAGGTTCCTATGTGTCAGAGGGAATATTAAACTTTTCTTCTGGGCTCTGTCCTCCTGCCTCCATCGTCACCAGAGAGCCAGTGGCGTCATTCCTGCCCTGCCTTATAAAGCTGTCAACGCCTTTCTCTCACctggactgacacacacaaacaccagggCAGGACAGTCGGGGCTATTACTGGACAGAAGAGGACCAGTCAGTgcctgacttttctttttattcgGGTATTTCCCCCTCCTCAGCTGAAGATTTGGAGCTTTTACATTATTTCTTTTATGAATCTGGCAAATTACTCTTACTTCTCTGGCATGTGCAACATGACCGCAGAGACGCAGCACTCGCCCGCCGAGGCCAGTCCTGTCGTCCTGTCTCCAAACGTCAGCCTGGACTCTCCGCTGCCTCCTGCGCCGCCCCTGATGCTGCAGGCCCGGACCAGCAAGGAAAACGTTCTGATCAAGTCCGAGCCCAGTGGGGGCAGCCCCGGCGCGGAGGACGGAGCCGCCTTGGGCCAGACCGAGGAGCACCTGCCCACCGGGAGCCGCCGGAGGAAGAGGCCCGTCCAGAGGGGGAAACCTCCCTACAGCTACATCGCCCTCATCGCCATGGCCATCGCCAACTCCCCCGAGAGGAAGCTCACCCTGGGGGGCATCTACAAGTTCATCATGGAGCGGTTCCCCTTCTACAGGGAGAACTCCAAGAAGTGGCAGAACTCCATCCGCCACAACCTCACCCTCAACGACTGCTTCGTGAAGATCCCCCGGGAGCCCGGCCGACCAGGTAAAGGCAACTACTGGACCTTAGACCCCGCCGCCGAGGACATGTTTGACAACGGGAGCTTcctgagaaggaggaagaggttCAAGCGCACAGATGTGAGCACCTACCCCGGGTACATGCAGAGCTCCAGCGCCTTCACCCCCACCCCAATGGGCAGACCCTCGTACCCCAACACCCTGTACGCCGGGATAGGGTCTGGTTATGGCTCCCAGCTGACGGCCACATCCCCGCATCATCCCGCCATGCTGCATCACTACCAGACCTCCGCAGGGGTCGGCCAGGGACAGCCGCGCATGTTCAGCATCGACAACATCATCAGCCAGCAGACGGTGGTGCAGAGCGGCCCGGGGGGAGACCTCAGCTCCCAGGCGCTGGGGCTGGGTGTCGGTGACCTGGGCAACATGACCTCCAGCTGCTCGGTCACCGGCACCGACCCGTCTGCGTGCTTCCAGACCCAGTCGATGAACCCCTCGGGGAACATGCTGGGCAGGAACAACGGGAACCTCGGGAACATCGGCTCCAATCTGGTCGCCGGGTACCCCTACTCATCCTCGGCCTCTCCTCCAAACCTGCCCGCCATGACCCAGTCCGGGTTCTCACCGGGGAGCTCCCAGGTTTACTGCTCCGGCAACCGGCTCTCCCTGCCGGCCCTGCGCCCGGGCTCCTGCGCCGAGCACACGGAGCAGCTGCTGGGCCTCTCCAACCCCATGAACTCCTACAACAACACCTACATGAGACAAGCCAACTTCGCATCAGGGTTAGACCGGTACATGTGAGACTTTATCTACGATAAAAGGTCCAAACTATTCACCGAAATATGGGTTAAATGGTCCCATAATGAAGAAGAGTCCCAGTGAGTCCATGCGTAATGAAACACAATGAGGCCTGAATCCAAACATAAATGGCCCCTGTCAGAATATTATTGGGATATAAAACATATTCCAAAATGTCTTAAATTGCTGAATAATGCTTCTCAATATATGTTTCTGTAAGGATTAATTTTACTTTTTCCAAAAATAGAAACGAAATGACTCACAATGACCGAGCCTCATGCAAAATACATTCCTATTTAAAAGGTGTAAAGCCATTTAAATCCGTTTGACACATTCCATGACTGTATGTCgactttaatgtttttttattgtgacacagTTCGTTCGTATTTCCTGTattttgcagtttgtttt
The nucleotide sequence above comes from Platichthys flesus chromosome 9, fPlaFle2.1, whole genome shotgun sequence. Encoded proteins:
- the foxe3 gene encoding forkhead box protein E3; amino-acid sequence: MNLANYSYFSGMCNMTAETQHSPAEASPVVLSPNVSLDSPLPPAPPLMLQARTSKENVLIKSEPSGGSPGAEDGAALGQTEEHLPTGSRRRKRPVQRGKPPYSYIALIAMAIANSPERKLTLGGIYKFIMERFPFYRENSKKWQNSIRHNLTLNDCFVKIPREPGRPGKGNYWTLDPAAEDMFDNGSFLRRRKRFKRTDVSTYPGYMQSSSAFTPTPMGRPSYPNTLYAGIGSGYGSQLTATSPHHPAMLHHYQTSAGVGQGQPRMFSIDNIISQQTVVQSGPGGDLSSQALGLGVGDLGNMTSSCSVTGTDPSACFQTQSMNPSGNMLGRNNGNLGNIGSNLVAGYPYSSSASPPNLPAMTQSGFSPGSSQVYCSGNRLSLPALRPGSCAEHTEQLLGLSNPMNSYNNTYMRQANFASGLDRYM